The sequence GATGTCTTTCTGCTCTAACTGCAACCATGCTTCGACTGGTTGTTCTGTTGCGACTTTTGTTCCGTCATGCTCTAAGTAGTAGTGAACAGCTGCACGATTAAGTTCGAAGTGATGTTTTCTACCTTCTAAGAACCATTCGCTGACTTCGGTTAGGTCAGGGTACTCTTCAGACGTCAATTTTGTTAAGTCTTCATACCAGTGGATAGAAGCATCAATATAGGCATCGTATTTCTTGGACAGGCAAGTATTGTCGGCAGCAGCAGCCATCGAAGAAGAAGCACCTAGCAGCAGTGCAACAATCAGGCGTTTCATAATGATTCCTTTTGAAAAATATAATTATAATCCGCTGTTACATTAGCGGTTGCTTAAGTTTATTAAATCGCCGTGCGTTAATATAGTGAATTTGAGCATAAAATCATGCGATCTAGCCTGCAAGTGAGACAAAGAATAACATCATGACTGGAACGAGTAGGCTTAAAATGAAGCCACTCACTATCGCTATTGGAACGCAGCGCACGCCTCCGGTAGTTTGAATCACTGGGAGCGTAAAATCCATCGCAGTCGCACCTGCATACCCAATTGCGGTACATGGTCGAGTCCTTATAAATAGTGGAATAAGAACCAGTGCAATCAACTCGCGTAGCAACTCGATCATAAACGATGCGCCACCATAAACAGGCCCGAATGCATCCCCCATCAAAATACCAGCAAGTGAATACCAGCCAAATCCGGATGCCATTGCAAGCCCGCGGTATATATCTATATCCAGTATCATTGCGGCGATTAAACCACCCACCATAGAGCTGATAATAATCAGTAGGGCGATCACCATTCCGTGTTTATTCAGTAAAATTTGTTTGAGTGTCAGGCCGCTGTTACGGAGCTGAATACCAATGA is a genomic window of Vibrio japonicus containing:
- a CDS encoding lysine exporter LysO family protein; this encodes MFSGMLFIFAPLVVGYLISISKKSLLDTINTTTSNLIYVILALMGLSLAALDNLGENLQLILKYTAVFFSCLGLANLAVLPLVDKFLPIKTDNVHSKLPLSSMALESAKLILVVGGGLIVGLVIPLDLSWVDTASEWILFLLLFFIGIQLRNSGLTLKQILLNKHGMVIALLIIISSMVGGLIAAMILDIDIYRGLAMASGFGWYSLAGILMGDAFGPVYGGASFMIELLRELIALVLIPLFIRTRPCTAIGYAGATAMDFTLPVIQTTGGVRCVPIAIVSGFILSLLVPVMMLFFVSLAG